In one window of Desulforhabdus amnigena DNA:
- a CDS encoding glycosyltransferase, whose amino-acid sequence MANLLESYAQIVGNEVIDHLRQLAEPLKGMKVVHVNSTREGGGVAEILNWLVPLKKELGLNAEWEVITGEKEFYQCTKSFHNALQGDSVEIPPALLRIYEKTNEENAERMRGQLEDADFVFIHDPQPAPLLKLCPDRKGKWIWRCHIDLSRPYRAVWKYLRDFVVGYDASVWSLADFAQPLPHPLYLIAPSIDPLSQKNRELFPGEVNAVFDRWGLDPDKPLITQVSRFDRFKDPVGVIHAYRQVKEFTSVQLVLAGGGATDDPEGEEVLKEVRNAAGDDPDIHILLLPSDAHREINALQRASTICLQKSTKEGFGLTVTEAMWKGKPVIGGDTGGIRLQVINHHTGFLVNTPEGAALRVRYLLKKRDKLEEMGRKAKDLVLNNFLVTRHLREYLTLMFAIMYESVERIEL is encoded by the coding sequence ATGGCCAATTTACTGGAAAGTTATGCGCAAATTGTTGGAAATGAAGTCATCGATCACCTCAGGCAACTCGCAGAACCCCTGAAAGGCATGAAAGTCGTACACGTGAATTCGACCCGGGAGGGCGGAGGAGTGGCGGAAATCCTGAACTGGCTGGTTCCTCTCAAAAAGGAATTGGGGCTGAATGCCGAGTGGGAGGTCATCACAGGTGAAAAAGAATTCTACCAGTGCACGAAAAGTTTTCACAATGCCCTCCAGGGAGATTCTGTGGAAATTCCTCCGGCACTTTTGAGGATCTACGAAAAAACAAACGAGGAGAATGCGGAGAGAATGCGTGGCCAATTGGAAGATGCCGATTTCGTCTTTATCCATGATCCGCAACCAGCGCCTCTTTTGAAATTGTGTCCCGATCGAAAGGGGAAATGGATCTGGCGATGCCATATCGATTTGAGTCGCCCCTACCGGGCTGTCTGGAAGTATCTGCGGGATTTTGTGGTGGGCTATGATGCCAGTGTGTGGTCGCTGGCCGATTTCGCGCAGCCCCTTCCTCACCCGCTGTATCTGATCGCTCCAAGTATCGATCCGCTGAGTCAAAAGAACAGGGAACTCTTTCCCGGCGAGGTGAATGCCGTCTTCGACCGCTGGGGCCTGGATCCGGACAAGCCTCTCATCACTCAGGTTTCCCGTTTTGACCGCTTCAAGGACCCTGTGGGGGTGATCCATGCCTACCGGCAGGTCAAAGAATTTACTTCGGTACAGCTGGTCTTGGCGGGGGGGGGTGCCACCGATGATCCTGAAGGGGAAGAGGTCTTGAAGGAAGTGAGAAATGCGGCCGGAGATGATCCGGATATCCATATCCTATTGTTGCCCTCTGATGCCCACCGGGAAATCAACGCTCTGCAGCGGGCTTCCACCATTTGCCTGCAGAAATCCACCAAAGAGGGCTTCGGCCTTACGGTAACGGAGGCCATGTGGAAAGGAAAGCCCGTGATCGGGGGCGATACCGGCGGCATCCGCCTGCAAGTCATCAATCATCATACGGGATTTCTTGTCAATACCCCGGAAGGTGCAGCCCTTCGTGTACGTTATCTCTTGAAAAAACGGGACAAATTGGAAGAGATGGGAAGAAAGGCAAAGGATCTCGTTCTCAATAACTTCCTCGTGACGCGTCACCTGCGCGAGTATCTGACCCTCATGTTTGCCATCATGTATGAAAGCGTTGAGAGAATCGAGTTGTAA
- a CDS encoding DUF5752 family protein, with protein MADPFAVKDCALISIATGKEAQNLRELSDRLETIHPGCIYYHFWGGMLRSSFDEPEYQNDFAAWAWRNLHDTRLAERLAIIDPTHYKDIEDLRRELIDVIEERLAESEFVPWARAGQRFKFIRSQIVVFDTGIRLDHPRGLQERIPKMSLGSIFYHFIDARRRTERGKSDFVEWLQSFGEDAYDELIKRINSVDPYFTTLAALRKELEAVFKMCPMEG; from the coding sequence ATGGCAGATCCGTTTGCTGTTAAAGACTGTGCGCTCATCTCCATCGCAACGGGGAAGGAGGCTCAGAACCTGCGCGAGTTGAGCGATCGCCTGGAGACGATACATCCCGGATGCATTTATTATCATTTCTGGGGTGGCATGCTTCGATCCAGTTTCGATGAACCTGAATATCAGAATGATTTTGCAGCCTGGGCGTGGCGGAATCTTCACGATACGCGCCTGGCGGAGAGACTGGCCATTATAGATCCGACTCATTACAAGGATATTGAAGACTTGCGCAGGGAGTTGATCGATGTGATCGAAGAGAGGCTTGCGGAAAGCGAGTTTGTTCCATGGGCCCGGGCCGGTCAGCGGTTCAAGTTCATTCGCTCTCAGATCGTTGTGTTCGACACGGGGATACGCCTCGATCACCCCAGGGGGCTTCAAGAACGGATTCCTAAAATGTCTCTCGGAAGCATTTTTTATCATTTCATAGATGCGAGGCGGCGGACGGAACGTGGGAAAAGCGATTTCGTGGAATGGCTTCAGAGCTTTGGCGAGGACGCGTACGATGAGTTGATCAAAAGGATCAACAGCGTAGATCCCTACTTCACCACCCTGGCCGCATTGAGGAAGGAACTCGAGGCGGTATTCAAAATGTGTCCCATGGAGGGGTAG
- a CDS encoding aminoacyl-tRNA deacylase: MADYPVTPGVRLLRSRKIPFIGHLYPFEEHGGTHHAAEVLKVSEHEVVKTLVMETESKKPILVLMHGDCEVSTRQLARLMGVKHITPCEVEVAQKHTGYQVGGISPFGTRRQMPVYAESSLFQLSRIYINGGKRGFLVEIDPNNLREVLNVTEVEVALQASP; this comes from the coding sequence ATGGCTGATTATCCAGTGACTCCTGGAGTGCGACTTCTGAGAAGCAGAAAGATTCCGTTTATTGGTCATCTTTATCCCTTTGAAGAACATGGGGGTACTCATCATGCGGCTGAGGTCTTGAAGGTTTCAGAACATGAGGTCGTGAAGACGCTGGTGATGGAAACAGAATCCAAAAAGCCGATCCTGGTGCTCATGCATGGCGATTGTGAAGTTTCTACCAGACAGCTGGCCCGTTTGATGGGAGTCAAACACATCACTCCCTGTGAAGTGGAGGTTGCACAAAAACATACTGGATATCAAGTAGGCGGTATCAGTCCATTTGGTACCCGGCGACAAATGCCGGTATACGCGGAATCCAGCCTGTTTCAGCTCTCCAGGATTTACATTAACGGTGGGAAACGAGGTTTTCTGGTGGAAATCGATCCGAACAATCTCCGGGAAGTTCTAAACGTTACCGAAGTGGAAGTGGCTCTACAGGCTTCGCCATAA
- a CDS encoding N-acyl homoserine lactonase family protein — protein MKEYEIYPMVIGANETDQGIMTYLRGYGKRIWIPIYSFLVEGGNEKILVDTGLEQFVVPEHVGREYGLDILEFEDALEKHGLHPEDIDIIIHTHLHNDHCENDYKCPQARIVVQKVEYEFFLHPHPIDHRYYSDLLDGLNVELVEGDTHLMEGIDLIFSPGHTPGGQSVAINTSAGRAIITGFCCNQMNFPPNAPPVPSGVHTDAIAAYESARKIQEMADILIPLHDLSVGSKKRIPA, from the coding sequence ATGAAGGAATATGAGATCTATCCAATGGTGATTGGAGCCAATGAAACCGACCAGGGGATCATGACTTATCTGAGGGGGTACGGCAAACGGATCTGGATTCCCATCTACTCTTTTCTCGTGGAGGGTGGAAATGAAAAAATCCTCGTGGACACGGGCCTGGAGCAGTTTGTCGTGCCGGAACACGTGGGTCGGGAATACGGTCTCGACATTCTGGAATTCGAGGATGCCCTCGAAAAACACGGACTTCATCCCGAAGATATCGATATCATCATCCATACACACCTGCACAACGATCACTGCGAGAACGACTACAAGTGCCCTCAGGCCAGAATCGTCGTACAAAAAGTGGAGTACGAATTTTTCCTCCATCCCCACCCCATTGACCACCGCTACTATTCCGACCTCCTGGACGGCTTGAATGTCGAACTGGTGGAGGGAGATACACACCTGATGGAGGGAATCGATCTGATTTTCTCGCCCGGTCATACTCCCGGCGGGCAATCCGTGGCAATAAATACTTCCGCGGGCCGTGCCATCATAACGGGGTTTTGTTGCAACCAGATGAACTTTCCGCCCAATGCGCCCCCAGTGCCCTCCGGAGTGCATACGGATGCCATTGCAGCCTATGAAAGCGCAAGAAAAATACAGGAAATGGCCGATATTCTGATCCCGCTTCACGATCTGTCCGTAGGGAGCAAAAAACGCATTCCGGCATGA
- the typA gene encoding translational GTPase TypA, producing the protein MRTREDLRNLAIIAHVDHGKTTLVDAMLWQSGVFRDNEQVAERVMDSMDLEREKGITIMAKNTAIMYKGTKINIVDTPGHADFGGEVERTLNMVDGVMLLVDATEGPLPQTRFVLGKALARKLPPIVVINKIDRPDRRISEVLEEIYDLFIDLDATEEQLDFPVLYTNAKAGIALTDPEGKGKDLVPLFDSILSSIPCPTYDPETPLQFLVTNLHYSDYVGRIAVGKVVSGALRQGQEVALLKKGEPPQKAHLSVVYTYEGLNRVEQSFVEAGDIAAVAGIPEVFIGDTVGDLQEPRALPTITVEEPTISMDFSVNTSPLAGKEGKYLTSRHIKERLDKELLYNVSIRVEQAENRDSFRVSARGELQLAVMVETMRREGFELSLSKPRIITRQIDGELSEPLELAVIDIPEEHVGIVTEMMGVRRGRMTKMINHGFGRVRLEFEIPSRGLIGFRNQFMTETRGTGILNALLIGFTPYAGVITGRPNGVLVSDRAGRAVSYAIFHLQPRGTIFVNPGDPVYPGMIVGENSRAEDIWVNITKEKKLTNIRAAGSDEALRLIPPRQFTLEQAMEYINEDEYVEVTPTALRLRKIKNRS; encoded by the coding sequence ATGCGTACTCGCGAAGATTTACGAAACTTGGCTATTATCGCACACGTCGACCACGGAAAGACGACACTCGTCGATGCCATGCTTTGGCAAAGTGGAGTCTTCAGGGACAACGAGCAGGTGGCTGAACGGGTCATGGACAGTATGGATCTCGAGAGGGAAAAGGGCATAACCATAATGGCCAAGAATACGGCCATTATGTACAAGGGGACGAAAATCAATATCGTCGATACTCCCGGCCATGCCGATTTCGGCGGCGAAGTGGAACGGACGCTCAATATGGTGGATGGAGTCATGTTGCTTGTGGACGCCACGGAAGGCCCGCTCCCGCAAACCCGTTTTGTTCTGGGAAAGGCTCTGGCGCGGAAGCTGCCGCCCATCGTCGTGATCAATAAGATCGACCGTCCGGACCGGCGCATCAGCGAAGTGCTGGAAGAAATCTATGATCTTTTCATCGACTTGGACGCCACGGAAGAACAACTCGACTTTCCGGTTCTCTACACCAATGCCAAGGCGGGGATTGCTCTGACCGACCCTGAAGGCAAGGGGAAGGATCTGGTCCCTCTTTTCGATAGCATTCTTTCTTCCATCCCCTGTCCCACATACGATCCTGAAACCCCTTTGCAGTTCCTGGTCACCAACCTGCACTACAGCGATTATGTGGGACGGATCGCCGTGGGTAAAGTAGTGAGCGGGGCTTTGCGCCAGGGACAAGAGGTAGCGCTCCTCAAGAAAGGGGAGCCTCCACAGAAGGCTCATCTCAGTGTCGTGTATACCTATGAAGGGTTGAACCGGGTGGAACAGAGTTTTGTGGAGGCGGGGGACATTGCCGCGGTTGCGGGGATTCCAGAAGTTTTCATTGGTGATACGGTGGGGGATCTTCAGGAACCCAGGGCCTTGCCGACCATTACGGTGGAAGAGCCTACCATATCCATGGATTTTTCCGTCAATACCTCGCCTCTGGCCGGGAAAGAGGGCAAATATCTGACCTCGAGGCATATCAAGGAGAGGTTGGATAAGGAACTTCTTTACAATGTGAGCATCCGGGTCGAGCAGGCGGAAAATAGGGATTCTTTCAGAGTGAGCGCCCGGGGTGAGTTGCAACTGGCGGTGATGGTGGAGACGATGCGCCGGGAGGGTTTCGAACTCTCACTTTCTAAACCCAGGATCATTACGCGTCAAATTGATGGAGAGCTTTCCGAACCTCTGGAACTTGCTGTCATCGATATTCCCGAAGAACACGTGGGAATTGTGACGGAAATGATGGGGGTGCGGCGCGGCCGCATGACCAAAATGATCAACCACGGCTTTGGCAGAGTCCGCCTGGAATTTGAAATCCCCTCTCGAGGACTCATCGGTTTTCGAAACCAGTTCATGACGGAAACCCGTGGAACTGGGATTTTGAATGCCCTTCTCATTGGATTCACGCCCTACGCAGGAGTGATTACTGGCCGTCCCAACGGCGTTCTCGTTTCCGATCGCGCGGGCAGAGCGGTGAGTTACGCCATTTTTCACTTGCAGCCGCGTGGAACGATTTTTGTCAATCCCGGTGATCCTGTCTATCCGGGAATGATTGTGGGGGAAAACTCGCGTGCGGAAGATATCTGGGTCAACATCACCAAAGAAAAGAAGCTCACCAATATCCGCGCCGCTGGGTCCGATGAGGCACTACGCCTCATTCCGCCCCGGCAGTTCACACTCGAACAGGCAATGGAATACATCAACGAGGATGAATATGTGGAAGTGACACCTACAGCTCTGCGACTCCGGAAGATAAAGAACCGTTCATAA
- a CDS encoding IscA/HesB family protein gives MIHVTEKAEAVLKDYFKGKEITPIRVFLQSGGUAGPSLAMVLDEPKESDDVFKVNGFTMLMDKDLHAQTKDVTVDYVTYGMGSGFKVTSEVPVGGGGGCGSGSCSC, from the coding sequence ATGATCCATGTAACTGAAAAAGCGGAAGCGGTCCTGAAGGACTATTTCAAGGGAAAGGAAATCACGCCGATTCGTGTTTTCCTGCAATCCGGGGGTTGAGCCGGTCCGTCCCTGGCAATGGTTCTGGATGAACCGAAAGAAAGCGATGACGTATTTAAAGTGAACGGCTTTACCATGTTGATGGATAAGGATCTTCATGCTCAGACCAAAGATGTTACTGTAGACTATGTGACCTATGGCATGGGATCCGGTTTCAAAGTGACTTCTGAAGTTCCCGTAGGCGGGGGAGGCGGTTGCGGTTCCGGTTCCTGTAGCTGTTAG
- a CDS encoding DUF3783 domain-containing protein, with amino-acid sequence MDKPPRLLMWNYSAKEQENLQSILKEVGAPHAVPIEKTQGTLTLKEIIHLEMQSDEEFASEEKVLLFYNIPPKGVHFLLNLFKTRDLPRPIYAVVTEHSINWPFSVLLEHLIEERNAMTARQASQEPA; translated from the coding sequence ATGGACAAACCACCGAGACTCTTGATGTGGAATTACAGTGCGAAAGAACAGGAAAATCTGCAGAGCATTCTGAAGGAAGTAGGAGCTCCCCACGCCGTGCCCATTGAAAAAACGCAGGGGACTTTGACTCTCAAGGAGATCATTCACTTGGAAATGCAATCTGATGAAGAATTTGCATCTGAAGAAAAGGTCCTCCTTTTTTACAATATTCCACCGAAAGGCGTCCATTTCCTTCTGAACCTGTTTAAGACCAGAGACTTGCCGCGCCCCATTTATGCCGTGGTAACGGAACATTCCATCAACTGGCCATTCAGCGTGTTGCTTGAACACCTTATAGAGGAAAGAAACGCCATGACGGCACGTCAGGCATCACAAGAACCGGCTTGA
- a CDS encoding FAD-dependent oxidoreductase, with protein MPNKRVVIIGAVALGPKVACRLKRLLPDAEVILIDQEEYISYGGCGIPYFISGDISDVRELMSTSFHMIRNTEFFEKTKGVHARNRTRALSINRTAKTIRVRDLLTGKEEDISYDQLVLATGSLPNRLCVPGEDLPGVMHVTDLKSAIAVKEYISTGRVEKAVIIGAKAVGCEMAEALSDLWGIDTTILGNRDQILPGILDRQMARMVQMHMKEKGVDVHLNEAVKEITKGDGEHALRVITSRQNLDADLVITSVGVRPNSELARDAGLLVSPRGAIVVNRRLQTSDPDIYAGGDCIEVMHLVTGKSMFLPQGSLANRQGRVIGTNLAGGFSTFNGVVGSFSVKVFDLGVASTGISAQTALNEGFDAVQTLVVQADRAHFYPTQDLMYLQLVVDRKTRRLLGAQGIAHNGDALVGRINAIAAMLPYRPTLDDLSNMEVAYSPPFASALDIVNATANTAENILDGYNKPVDVEEFEKCFLSEEPNDTICLDVRGPANAAPFVARFGEKWVNIPQETLNQRMSEVPKDKRLFVICNSGVRSYEALRQLEHAGICEALNVQGGVAALKKSGILKLNGEAQEEEGSE; from the coding sequence ATGCCAAACAAGCGCGTGGTCATTATCGGCGCTGTGGCTCTCGGCCCCAAAGTGGCATGCAGGCTGAAACGTCTGTTGCCCGACGCTGAAGTTATCCTGATCGATCAGGAAGAATATATTTCATACGGCGGCTGTGGTATCCCCTATTTTATATCGGGGGATATCAGCGACGTGCGTGAACTGATGAGCACCAGCTTCCACATGATCAGAAACACGGAATTTTTTGAGAAGACCAAAGGCGTTCACGCCAGAAACCGTACCAGGGCCCTTTCTATCAACAGAACAGCCAAGACGATTCGAGTCCGGGATCTTCTCACCGGGAAGGAAGAAGACATTTCCTACGATCAGCTCGTTCTGGCCACCGGCAGCCTGCCCAACCGACTGTGTGTGCCAGGTGAGGATCTACCCGGTGTGATGCATGTGACCGACCTCAAATCCGCCATAGCCGTGAAAGAATACATTTCCACGGGGCGGGTGGAAAAGGCGGTCATCATCGGAGCAAAAGCCGTCGGATGCGAAATGGCCGAAGCTCTGAGCGATCTCTGGGGCATTGACACAACCATCCTGGGAAACAGAGATCAGATTCTGCCCGGCATCCTGGACCGCCAGATGGCGCGGATGGTCCAAATGCACATGAAGGAGAAGGGAGTCGATGTCCATCTGAACGAAGCCGTGAAGGAGATCACCAAGGGAGACGGAGAGCACGCTCTCCGCGTCATCACCTCCCGACAAAACCTGGACGCCGATCTGGTCATTACCTCCGTTGGAGTTCGTCCCAACTCGGAACTGGCACGCGATGCCGGGCTGCTTGTCTCACCCCGAGGAGCCATTGTCGTCAACCGACGGCTTCAGACCTCGGACCCTGACATCTACGCCGGGGGCGACTGTATTGAAGTAATGCACCTGGTGACAGGAAAATCCATGTTCTTGCCCCAGGGATCTCTGGCCAACCGTCAAGGTCGTGTCATCGGGACCAACCTGGCGGGTGGATTCTCCACATTCAACGGAGTGGTAGGAAGCTTTTCCGTCAAGGTTTTCGACCTGGGGGTCGCATCCACGGGGATTTCTGCTCAAACGGCCCTGAATGAAGGGTTCGATGCGGTCCAGACCCTCGTCGTGCAGGCGGATCGCGCTCATTTCTACCCCACGCAAGACCTCATGTATCTCCAGCTGGTCGTGGACCGGAAAACGAGACGACTACTGGGGGCCCAGGGAATCGCACACAACGGGGACGCCCTTGTGGGAAGAATCAATGCCATTGCCGCCATGCTCCCCTACAGGCCGACCCTGGACGACCTCTCCAATATGGAAGTCGCCTACTCGCCCCCCTTCGCCTCCGCCCTCGATATTGTGAATGCCACCGCCAATACGGCTGAAAATATCCTGGACGGATACAACAAGCCCGTAGATGTGGAGGAATTTGAAAAATGCTTCCTCAGTGAGGAGCCAAACGACACCATCTGCCTGGATGTGAGAGGACCGGCCAACGCTGCGCCCTTTGTGGCCCGTTTTGGCGAAAAATGGGTCAATATTCCCCAGGAAACACTCAACCAGCGCATGTCGGAAGTTCCAAAAGACAAAAGGCTTTTCGTGATCTGCAATTCCGGAGTACGATCCTACGAGGCGCTGCGTCAACTGGAACATGCGGGCATCTGCGAAGCGCTCAATGTCCAGGGCGGAGTGGCGGCTCTAAAGAAATCCGGCATCTTGAAGCTAAACGGAGAGGCACAGGAAGAAGAAGGTTCGGAATAA
- a CDS encoding BPL-N domain-containing protein, translating to MKEIHGNWEGPPLALFWDQSLVWGLICLETLRKLAIPFQLLTGREIAQGHLAGYRVLLVPGGWASHKIKALGTTGREEISRFIEEGGSYLGFCGGAGLALSSHPSLCLVPLERMPLSERLPSASGQIWVQGNPQHPTWENLPPCLPVSIWWPSQFSGNHSRESSILATYVHAGENFMVADLPVVDLPLVSEEEGAIPWKEMEKLYGINLNPDRILGHPAIIEVKKGKGRLVLSYPHLETPGDTWGNYLFLNILKYLNKSASSCSSRSTLDGHVMTKMSRFPGPASLHSFRQSLEAADELIRFGENHLLWQWRKPWLLRWRRGIRGLEYGSLAVALKAIMDIGQRVAAGREIDTPWIEAATRLEHNVQEFCLQAKRLLLEEKLAGQAGSVSKLGKVNETVDRLRAELFGSKMNHGGLSRVLFDEIDAILLNLIRLDKC from the coding sequence ATGAAAGAGATCCACGGGAACTGGGAGGGGCCTCCCCTCGCTCTTTTCTGGGACCAGTCGCTCGTTTGGGGCCTGATTTGCCTGGAAACTCTGCGCAAGCTCGCCATCCCCTTTCAATTGCTGACCGGCAGGGAAATTGCGCAAGGGCATCTCGCGGGTTACAGGGTTCTGCTGGTCCCCGGAGGATGGGCTTCCCACAAAATAAAGGCTCTCGGAACGACCGGCCGGGAAGAAATCTCCCGGTTCATCGAAGAGGGAGGAAGCTATCTGGGCTTTTGTGGAGGTGCAGGGTTGGCTCTCTCGAGCCATCCATCCCTCTGCCTGGTTCCATTGGAACGTATGCCCCTTTCAGAAAGACTCCCCAGCGCCAGCGGGCAGATATGGGTGCAAGGAAATCCTCAACACCCCACCTGGGAAAACCTTCCTCCCTGTTTGCCCGTCTCCATCTGGTGGCCTTCCCAGTTTTCTGGGAATCACTCCCGGGAATCGAGTATCCTGGCGACATATGTCCATGCGGGTGAAAATTTCATGGTAGCGGATTTGCCCGTCGTGGATCTGCCCCTCGTGTCGGAAGAAGAGGGTGCAATTCCTTGGAAGGAAATGGAAAAGCTTTACGGTATCAACTTGAATCCGGATAGAATTCTGGGCCATCCCGCTATCATCGAAGTCAAAAAAGGAAAGGGGAGACTGGTTCTCTCCTACCCTCACCTGGAAACTCCTGGAGATACCTGGGGGAACTACCTGTTTTTAAATATTCTCAAATACCTGAACAAATCGGCTTCCTCCTGCTCTTCCCGTTCTACCCTGGACGGGCATGTAATGACGAAAATGTCACGCTTCCCCGGCCCCGCTTCTCTACACTCCTTCCGCCAATCCCTGGAAGCGGCAGACGAACTGATCCGATTTGGAGAAAACCATCTTCTCTGGCAGTGGAGAAAGCCCTGGTTGCTTCGCTGGCGGCGAGGCATCCGAGGATTGGAATACGGTAGCCTGGCTGTTGCGCTCAAGGCCATCATGGATATAGGGCAGAGGGTTGCAGCCGGCAGGGAGATCGATACCCCATGGATCGAGGCGGCTACGCGGCTGGAACACAACGTCCAGGAATTCTGCCTGCAGGCAAAGCGTCTGCTTCTGGAAGAAAAACTGGCCGGCCAGGCAGGAAGCGTCAGCAAACTGGGGAAAGTCAATGAAACGGTGGATCGGCTCCGAGCAGAACTATTCGGAAGCAAAATGAATCATGGAGGACTCTCTAGGGTGTTGTTCGATGAAATCGACGCTATCCTCCTCAACCTCATCCGTTTGGATAAATGTTAG
- a CDS encoding metallophosphoesterase family protein, whose protein sequence is MKNMKKNVKGMGKKPKIFAVGDIHGCFEKLVQLMDRLPFDPKEDFLVFLGDYIDRGNESSKVISYLLALKERCRNIFFLMGNHEHVLLEYARTGDEEYLRILRKIGIEETLRSYGDSPVRSLYDLSFLPSDHRSFLEQLLPYYETEDYLFVHSGLPPGIAPENCPIEALLSVRGTFLWHPVTLDKLIVFGHTPFETPFVTSDKIGIDTGAVYGNMLTAVELPRVRFYHS, encoded by the coding sequence ATGAAAAACATGAAGAAAAATGTCAAGGGGATGGGGAAAAAACCAAAAATCTTCGCAGTGGGAGATATTCACGGTTGCTTCGAAAAGCTTGTGCAATTGATGGATCGCCTGCCATTTGATCCAAAGGAAGATTTTTTAGTATTTCTAGGGGATTATATTGACAGGGGCAATGAATCCAGCAAAGTGATATCGTATCTGCTGGCGTTGAAAGAACGCTGTCGCAACATTTTCTTCCTCATGGGCAACCATGAACACGTTCTCCTGGAATATGCCCGCACGGGCGATGAAGAATATCTGAGGATTCTGAGAAAAATCGGCATTGAAGAGACTCTTCGAAGCTACGGAGACAGTCCTGTAAGGTCCCTTTATGACCTGTCGTTTCTCCCTTCCGATCACAGAAGCTTTTTGGAACAGCTTCTTCCCTATTATGAAACGGAGGATTATCTGTTTGTGCATTCGGGATTGCCACCGGGGATAGCTCCGGAAAATTGTCCGATCGAAGCGCTTCTATCGGTGCGGGGAACCTTCCTTTGGCATCCGGTGACCCTCGACAAGCTCATCGTCTTTGGTCACACACCCTTTGAAACCCCCTTTGTCACTTCCGACAAGATCGGCATCGATACGGGTGCGGTCTACGGCAACATGCTGACTGCGGTTGAGCTGCCCCGCGTCCGCTTCTATCATTCCTGA